The following proteins come from a genomic window of Vicia villosa cultivar HV-30 ecotype Madison, WI unplaced genomic scaffold, Vvil1.0 ctg.004715F_1_1, whole genome shotgun sequence:
- the LOC131642257 gene encoding uncharacterized protein LOC131642257: MNHSTQLFLLLLISLIIISHAISPPPNTNLYEVVCNDAEKDHDRCMKLIQDNSEITSAKDYPTLCKAFLRMAGKKSTSAQVEVKNLAGKYPSSNAIKECATVDYFNLIHSFKMIIKEIDEDAKSANYDALVAADDIDICQTKLNNEHTVDPTINSINNDMRFLCRVAFLATDHLDSN, from the coding sequence atgaatcATTCAACACAATTATTCTTGTTGCTTCTAATTTCCTTAATAATTATTTCTCATGCCATTTCACCTCCACCAAATACCAATTTATATGAAGTTGTGTGCAATGATGCTGAGAAAGATCACGACCGTTGCATGAAACTCATACAAGACAACTCTGAAATCACTTCAGCAAAAGACTATCCTACCCTTTGCAAGGCCTTCTTACGTATGGCAGGAAAGAAGAGCACATCTGCACAAGTTGAAGTAAAAAATTTGGCTGGAAAATACCCTTCTTCTAACGCCATCAAAGAATGTGCAACCGTTGATTACTTTAATTTAATTCATTCATTCAAAATGATTATAAAAGAAATTGATGAGGATGCTAAAAGTGCAAACTATGATGCTTTAGTAGCTGCTGATGATATTGATATATGTCAAACTAAACTGAATAATGAACACACAGTTGATCCTactattaattcaattaataatgATATGAGATTTCTTTGTCGGGTTGCATTTTTAGCCACAGACCATCTTGATTCTAATTGA